The nucleotide window tatatattattatatatatatatatacacatgtgtgtgtgtgtgagtgtgtgtgtatgtgtctctctgtgcgtgtgtcaatctatcatctatatgtatatatgtatatatatgtatatattataattatatatatatatatatatatatatatatatatatataatatatgatatatatatgcatatatatgtatgtattatatgttctgtgtgtgtttgtgtgtgtctatctatctatctatatgtatatatgaatatatgtatatatatatatatctatatatattataatatatactatatatctatatatatatatatatataatatatatatagcctttggACTACACCAGCGAGGCCGAGAGGGGGATTCTGACGACTGGGCACCCCAGGATCTCCATACACTTTGCCCAGGCCTGCGCCCTGGAGAGGTCACTCCAGTGCCGCTGTCCACAGCGTCTAAAACAACACGGGAGACAGCAGTTACGAGTTATAAGCCAGAACTGATTGGCGTAGGTCCAGGCGCTACGGGTTGTCTCCGACGGTGGGAGGGACCATCACAGCCCCACTGGTCGTCTACCGCCCGCCTCAAGCTGGGCATCCCCCAGCCAGTAAGGTGCTGACTCGCCACAGTCTGCCTGCTTCAATGGGTGCTTTGAGCTAGGAAAAAGACCGACAAGCAGACTGCAAACCCTGCACCAGGCAAAGACAGTAAAAGAAGACCACCAATCTTGCGATTAGCAAGCTGGAATGTCAGGACAATGTGTCCTGGCCTCTCCAGCGACCTACAACAGGTCAATGACTCAAGAAAAACAGCCATCATCGACCGCGAGCTCACAAGGCTGAACATTGACATTGCTGCGCTGCAGGAAACCAGACTTGCATCAAACGGCAGCCTCAGAGAACAGAACTACACGTTCTTTTGGCAGGGCAAGAAACCCGAGGAACCAAGAGTGCATGGCGTTGGATTCGCAGTGAAGAATTCTCTGTTGTCCTCTGTAGAACCACCATCAACTGGTTCCGCCCGCATCTTGTCTCTCCGCCTGTCAACCTTCTCAGGCCCAGTGAACATCCTGAGCATCTACGCTCCCACACTCTGCTCCTCAGCCGAGACCAAGGACCAGTTCTATGAGGAGCTTGACACCACCATCAGAGACATCCCTGCCATGGAACAACTATACCTGCTCGGCGACTTCAATGCCCGAGTGGGTTCCGAATGTGACTCCTGGCCCAGCTGCATCGGTCACTTCGGCATCGGCAAGATGAACGAGAATGGACAGAGGCTTCTTGAGTTATGCTCTTACCACGACCTATGCATAACCAACACGTTCTTTGCCACCAAGCCGCATCGCCGAGTGTCCTGGCGGCATCCCAGATCTCGCCACTGGTACCAGATGGATCTCGTCATCACTCGGAGACCATCACTGAACTGTGTTCTCACCACACGCAGCTATCACAGTGCTGACTGCGACACTGACCACTCCATGGTCGGCAGTAAAATCCGTCTCCAACCCAAACGGATCCACCAATCTAAGCAGGAAGGTCGTCCCCGCATTAACACCAGCAAGACGGCAATCCCAGACCTGTGCGAGCGCTTCACCAATTCCATTGAGGATGCCCTCAAAAACTGCCCTGGTGGCAACACTGAAGAGAGGTGGAGTCACATCCGTGATTTCATCTACAACTCTGCAATGGACACcttcggcaagagagagaggcagaacccGGATTGGTTCGAAGCCGGCATTGCTGAACTAGAGCCAGCAATTGAGGCCAAGAGAGCTGCCCTCATTAACCACAAGAGGGAGCCTTCTGTGAAGTCACTCGCTGCACTCAGGAAGGCCAGGAACGACGCCCAACAGATCGTTCGGCGCTGCGCAAATGACTACTGGATCAACCTTTGTGAGAGTATCCAGCTCTCTGCTGACTGTGGCAATATTCGTGGCATGTATGGAGGCATGAAGAAGGCCTTCGGCTCAAGCATAAACAAGATCGCGCCCCTGAAATCAACTGCCAGCGACATCATAACAGACCGCAGCAAGCAGATGGAGAGATGGGCTGAACACTACCAGGAGCTCTACTCAAGAGAGAACGTGGTCACAGCCGCAGCTGCCGAGAACACCGCCAGCCTCCCTGTCATGGAGGAGCTAGACGCTCCACCCTCCGTAGATGAACTGAGCAAGGCTATCGACTCCCTAGCCTGCGGCAAAGCTCCAGGAAAAGATGGCATCCCACCTGAAGTCATCAAGGTGGGAAAGAAGActgctctccttcaccatctgcaCCAGCTGCTGCAGCAGTGCTGGGAAGAAGGAACAGTGCCCCAAGAGATGCGTGACGCCAACATCGTCACTCTATACAAGAACAAGGGCGACCGcagggactgtaacaactactgtGGAATATCCCTCCTCAGCATTGTTGGGAAGGCCTTCGCCCGTGTAGTCCTCAACAGACTGCAGTTGCTCACAGAGCGTGTATACCCCGAGGCCCAGTGTGGGTTTAGAGCGGGAAGATCAACCATCGACATGATCTTCTCCCTACGACAGCTCCAGGAGAAATGCCGCGAACAGAGGCGACCGCTTTAAACATCGCATTTATTGACCTAACCAAGGCCTTCGACCTCGTCAGCAGGAACGGCTTTTTCACTCTGCTGCAGAAGATTGGATGCCCCCCCAAGCTCCTGAGGATGATAACATCTTTCCATGAAGACATGCAGGGCACTGTACAGTATGATGGTTCCTCCTCGGACCCATTTCCAATCAAGAGCGGGGTGAAACAAGGGTGCGTACTCGCTCCGACACTCTTCGGAATcttcttctctttgctgctgtCCTACGCCTTCAGCCAGTCAGAGGACGGAGTGTACATTCACACCAGAAGCGACGGCAGCCTCTTCAAACTTGCCCGCCTCCGAGCTAAGACCAAAGTGAGGCAGGTACTCATACGAGAGATGCTCTTCGCTGATGATGCAGCACTGACGGCACACTCTGAAGAAGCATTGCAGCGACTCATCAACTGCTTCGCGCATGCATGCAGAGAGTTTGGCTTGACCATCAGCCTAAAGAAGACAAACATCCTAGGCCAAGATGTGAGCAGTACCCCAAGCATCCACCATTGGTGATTACACCCTCAGGCGTCGAGGACTTTACGTACCTAGGCTCCACCATTGCCAGCAACCTCTCCCTGGACGCCGAACTCAACAAGCCGCATCGGCAAGGCGGCAACTGCCACGCTCGCCTGGCAAAGAGGGTCTGGGACAACAAGAAGCTGACCACCAACACCAAGATGAAGGTGTACCAGGCCTGCGTGCTCAGCACCGCTGCTCTACGGCAGCGAGTCTTGGACCCTCTACTCCCGCCAAGAGTGCAGGCTCAGTACCCTCCATCTGCGCAACCTCAGGAAGATCCTGGGAATCACCTGGCAGGACCGTGTCCCAAACAAGAACGTCCTTGATCAAGCAGGCATCCCGAGCATGTTCGTCCTGCTCACCCAGCGTCGGCTCCGGTGGCTTGGCCATGTCAGGAGAATGGACGATGGGAGGATCCCCAAAGACATTCTGTTTGGCGAGCTCGCCACTGGCTCCAGACCTACAGGAAGACCTCTCCTACGCTTTCAAGGATGTCTGTAAGCGAGACATGAGGGCAGGTGACATCGACCCAGCAGGCTGGGAGTCAGTGGCTGAAGACCGCAGTAGCTGGAGAAGTGCTGTGAAAGCCTGCACaataaggagtgaggagaggagagaccaacatagggaagaggggagagaccgcAAACGACAGAGGGCAGCATCAGTGCCCTCGGAACCTGACGCCACCTATACCTGTGGCAATTGCAACAGAGCCTGCCGATCCAGAATAGGCCTGTACAGTCACAGCAGGCGCTGCAACTCGATAACAGACTGATCCAAGGCGCAGAACTCCATTGCCTTTGAGACAGACGGAtgccaacaacaaatatatatacatatatatatataattatatatttatatatagtatatatatatataattgtgactatttgtatatatatatatatataattatgataattattatatatattcactattatatatataacatatatatttttatatataacatatatataataatatatataatatatatatatatatatataaaatatataatataataacaacaacaaaacaaaacaacgatattttaatatatattatttaaaataatataaatatattaaaatatatatatctatatatttctatctatatatatatatatatatatatatatatatatatatatatattctatctatctgttttatctatctgtataacatataacatataatgtgaaaaaataatatattcacctattcaatatatataattatatagatatatatattatatatatatattaatatatatatatatatatatatatatatatgtatattatatacacacaaaaaaaaaacacacacacacacacacaaaaaatgtatatatatatatatatatatatatattttatatatatatatattataatacataggGATGTATGCataagattacacacacacacacgcacacacggacacacacatattatcagaatagaacacatcaatgcacagtccctgtaatacctatttcacatatggcctatttcacctcacaccaaacacccccagagatgctcactaatggatcttgagtgtttcgtataacctcttatagctacaggactcccttggggccacttgtagcagacaccttccatcactctactattgccatccatatgacacgttaaacttataaaatatatattatttaatacaataacactagcctctacataccacacctttgcatagacatgacaacggacgcgacatccgcaggccttccgcctcgcgacgccgtccgtttacacgatcacatcctctcctccatacttcctagtaatcgcaacccctgtgagttttcTAGTTcaaatctgtataaaagagggtcgctgcgagcgacagacagacagccttcagcactgaccggactgaacctctggtCCGTCagtgtaccatcctctcattacaatattatCTCAAACAAACAGTAGAATCGATTTACCTTTGCCGTGCCCAAGATTTCTTTCATAGTGGCCAGACGCGAACTTGTCTGCACTTACCGcttatcggccatcgttacagtccctcctcggtcatttcgacgaaatcaaactgttaattaaggagagaaatatttgatattttgtgtattagtgaaacttggcttcaccaagaaatatcaagcaatttcatcgactgctttaaattttttacataaaagttTTAAGTACGAGGGAAGGGTTACTCTAATTGGAATGGTAAAGGTGTAATTGGTAGCGTGAAGTTCAACACGACTGACGAGAGttctttattgaaaatattaaaggcCCACTTTGCTTGGTCTTTCTTACTTAATTATAATATGGCGTTATTTGTAATTGCTTATTAAATTAAAGGTGAGATTTCGGGAGTGAGGCTCATTGGCCTCAGTCATACCTAAATCATTACTATATGTATTGACAGCAGGGATAAATATCATACATCACTTCTTTTTTAGgcaacactacaaacacacaagtCATATATACttgttaaatagatatatacatacatgcatacacacagacacacacacagacacacacacacacacacacacagacacacacacatacacacacacacatatgtgtgtatatgtatatatatatatatatatatatatatatatatatatatatatatatatatataatataataatatatcacacacaaacatatatatatatatatatatatatatataatattattttaatattgtttgttgtggtatgtgtgtggtgtgtttgttgtcatttatgtattatatatataaatatatatatatatatatatatatatatattattttttgtttttttttttttttttgtgtttttgttaatataatattttatttttatacatatatatatacatatatatatatcatatattatataaaatatattatattatatatatatatatatatatgtacccatatatatgtgtaaatatatgtatatatgtatgtatatatgtatacatatatgacattgcgtgtgtgtgtgtggtgtacacacatatacatatatatacatatgaatatataaacgttataaaatatgtatgtgtatgtatgtatgtatatatatatatatatatatatattatatatatataaaaatatatatatatatagtgtgtggtgtgcgtgtgcgtgtgtgtgtgtttgtgtgtgtgtgtgtgtgtgtgtgtgtgtgtgtgtttgtgtgtggggtgtgtgtgtatacacacaacaatatataacatatatatatatatatatatatatatatatatatatatatatatatatattatatatatatatatacatattacatatgaatatataaacgtttatatacatatatatgagtatgtatgtatgtatatatatatattataatatatatatatatatatatatatatatatatatatatatatatatatatataataataaattttatgtgtgtgtgtgtgtgtgtgtgtgtgtgtgtgtgtgtgtgtgtggtctgtctgtctgtgcgtgtggtgtgtttatatgtgtgtattttatcatgtatacatatatagtataccatatatagatattatatagatatatagatatatattagtatatatatagaagtattataagagatatattatatgatatgatctatatatagatatactatatatgtatttagtttacagtttttttttatctatctatatattaatctagatctatctctctattctatctaactatccaaTATACATCTGCctaaacatacatacgtaatatatattatgatatatattatatatataatatataattattatatatatatatatatatgtgtagtgggggtggtgttgttagtgtgtgtggtgtgtgtgtgtgtgtgtgtgtgtgtggtgtgtgtgtgtgtgtgtgtgcgttgtttcatatgcatacacaccacacaaacacatacacacacacacatacacacacacaaccacacaaccattacacacacacaaacacacacatgcacacacacacacccacacacatgcacactataTAAACGTTtaaacatatctatgtgtatgtatgtgtatatatggatatatatattatattatatataatatatatagattattatattatataatatatatgtacacacatacataaaatatagatgtataaacgtttatatatggtgcatgtggtgtgtgtgtgtgttgcatgtggtgtttgtgtggtgtatgtgtggtgtggtgtggtgtgtgtatgtggtgtggtgttgtgtttgtgtgtgtgtatgcatatgaaacacacgcacacacacacacacacacacacacacacacacacaccacacacacacacactacacaccacacacaacacacaacatatatatatatatatatattatatatatatatatatatagatatataatacttatatatatatacgtatgatgtttaggcatatgtatataatagatagatagatagatagatagatagatatagaggaatagagagatagataaaacataaatatatatatatatatatatatatatatatatataatataatatatatatataatatatatattatatataaattatattatatatgatagactatatgatatatatgtatactatatatgtatacataataaaaatacaacatataaaaccacaacacagcacaggacagacagacacacacacacacacacacacacaccaacacaccacacacacaaccacaacacacacttatatcgatctatatatatatatataatatatatatatataggaatatatatatatatgtatacagacatacatatcatatatatgtataaacgtttatatattcatatgtatatatgtatagatatatatactatatatatatctatatattatatattagatatatatgtgtgtgtgtgtgtgtcgtatacacacacacacacacacacaaacacacacacagcacacacacacacacacacacacacacacacacacacacacacacacacacacacaaacacacacacacgcacacgcacacacacacaactatatatatatatattatatatataataatacatatatatatatatacatacaagacatacacatacatatgtataaaacgtTTACTATAtcgtcatatgtatatatatgtatagtggtgTAACAAACACACCGCAATGTCAGATATGGATACATAATGACATACATagtagacatatatgtacacatatatatggggacagagatagaagatatatatatatattattatgatactatcatatatatgatagatatatatttatatgatatgtgtgtatgatgagatatatatgatgatatagataatatatt belongs to Penaeus monodon isolate SGIC_2016 unplaced genomic scaffold, NSTDA_Pmon_1 PmonScaffold_6295, whole genome shotgun sequence and includes:
- the LOC119571433 gene encoding uncharacterized protein LOC119571433, which translates into the protein LRPGEVTPVPLSTASKTTRETAVTSYKPELIGVGPGATGCLRRWEGPSQPHWSSTARLKLGIPQPVRKKTDKQTANPAPGKDSKRRPPILRLASWNVRTMCPGLSSDLQQVNDSRKTAIIDRELTRLNIDIAALQETRLASNGSLREQNYTFFWQGKKPEEPRVHGVGFAVKNSLLSSVEPPSTGSARILSLRLSTFSGPVNILSIYAPTLCSSAETKDQFYEELDTTIRDIPAMEQLYLLGDFNARVGSECDSWPSCIGHFGIGKMNENGQRLLELCSYHDLCITNTFFATKPHRRVSWRHPRSRHWYQMDLVITRRPSLNCVLTTRSYHSADCDTDHSMVGSKIRLQPKRIHQSKQEGRPRINTSKTAIPDLCERFTNSIEDALKNCPGGNTEERWSHIRDFIYNSAMDTFGKRERQNPDWFEAGIAELEPAIEAKRAALINHKREPSVKSLAALRKARNDAQQIVRRCANDYWINLCESIQLSADCGNIRGMYGGMKKAFGSSINKIAPLKSTASDIITDRSKQMERWAEHYQELYSRENVVTAAAAENTASLPVMEELDAPPSVDELSKAIDSLACGKAPGKDGIPPEVIKVGKKTALLHHLHQLLQQCWEEGTVPQEMRDANIVTLYKNKGDRRDCNNYCGISLLSIVGKAFARVVLNRLQLLTERVYPEAQCGFRAGRSTIDMIFSLRQLQEKCREQRRPL